The Toxorhynchites rutilus septentrionalis strain SRP chromosome 3, ASM2978413v1, whole genome shotgun sequence genome includes a region encoding these proteins:
- the LOC129776006 gene encoding uncharacterized protein LOC129776006: MGPILYSCNCGQRHRILLNRLNDATEVKESDKAIEQTIDSAWEDGDVEFDRTLVAVLHTLKGTTVAEENLENMLQEYRNDRTSLIFSSLHLDNRMCCCQKVSHKLSIILNMGLAELLFQNPPNEQRLLEILEQIEPFVDTFKEDAIFDHFLQDLWNFSMSNDKRALICKLTSVSPENLNALVERILSEEREIIFHDPNFSRLAAIVVIPEVFRHVSYYLAGKKTDERTEKLLKAILKTVKLNLPTKKFLGLYPLKLSSIAILMNEVLNPADPLILKLLEQVKSDCYLDFVLLVTHFPIFLHFK, from the exons ATGGGTCCCATATTGTACTCATGCAATTGTGGCCAACGACACAGAATTTTGCTCAACAGACTCAATGATGCTACAGAGGTAAAAGAATCGGATAAAGCAATAGAACAGACAATCGACTCCGCTTGGGAAGACGGCGATGTTGAGTTCGATCGAACACTA GTAGCTGTACTTCACACCTTAAAGGGAACCACCGTAGCAGAAGAGAACCTAGAGAACATGCTGCAAGAGTATCGAAACGACCGGACAAGTTTAATATTCTCTTCTCTGCATCTCGATAACCGGATGTGTTGCTGCCAGAAAGTGTCTCACAAATTGTCGATTATTTTGAACATGGGTTTAGCTGAATTGCTTTTCCAAAACCCACCAAACGAACAGCGGTTGCTagaaatattggaacaaatcGAACCATTTGTGGATACTTTCAAAGAGGATGCAATATTTGACCATTTCCTGCAAGACCTTTGGAATTTCAGTATGAGCAACGACAAACGAGCTCTTATTTGCAAACTAACATCAGTGTCACCTGAAAATCTCAATGCTTTAGTTGAAAGAATATTATCTGAAGAACGAGAGATTATCTTTCACGATCCTAATTTTAGTCGTTTGGCAGCAATAGTTGTGATACCAGAGGTTTTTAGACATGTTAGTTATTATTTagctggaaaaaaaactgatgagagaacggaaaaattgttgaAGGCTATTCTTAAAACAGTGAAACTAAACTTACCGACGAAAAAATTCCTTGGTTTATACCCATTAAAATTGAGTTCAATTGCAATTTTGATGAATGAAGTATTGAATCCAGCCGACCCTCTTATATTGAAGTTGCTGGAACAGGTTAAATCGGATTGTTATTTGGATTTTGTCCTTCTAGTTACtcattttccaatatttttgcaTTTCAAATGA